A stretch of Elephas maximus indicus isolate mEleMax1 chromosome 20, mEleMax1 primary haplotype, whole genome shotgun sequence DNA encodes these proteins:
- the C20H3orf22 gene encoding uncharacterized protein C3orf22 homolog, translating to MDSWAHRKSHQFKKCRMKTQERFAKKFPYRFSWLTEPGPESLQTSEVMKINNRPREQLPLQRGLVPTRSIPDRGLQVPDYPSLPCSSPLQPWLLPQRHLWEIKLLIERFPGQGARVLSLLGTNVDHPRSGSCQEHPEASPRTS from the exons ATGGACTCGTGGGCCCACAGGAAGAGCCACCAGTTTAAGAAGTGTAGGATGAAGACCCAGGAGAGATTTGCCAAGAAGTTTCCATACAG GTTCAGCTGGCTGACAGAACCTGGCCCAGAGTCCCTGCAGACCTCGGAGGTCATGAAGATTAACAACAGGCCGAGGGAGCAGCTGCCCCTGCAGAGGGGGTTGGTACCAACAAGGTCCATTCCAGACAGAGG GCTCCAGGTTCCAGATTACCCCTCACTGCCGTGCTCCTCCCCACTGCAGCCATGGCTGCTGCCCCAGAGACACCTTTGGGAGATCAAGCTCCTAATCGAACGATTTCCCGGACAAGGAGCCCGTGTGCTGTCCCTCCTGGGCACCAATGTGGACCATCCCCGGAGTGGCTCGTGTCAGGAGCATCCAGAGGCCTCTCCTAGAACATCATAG